In Rhodomicrobium lacus, the following proteins share a genomic window:
- a CDS encoding methyl-accepting chemotaxis protein, translating into MQLSLKAKLALAFGALLLLVSGLGGIATLQMNKMEAQTIVITNKWLPSVDAVHGINSGLGRYRAAEFRLVMANTPEERRFSEERLDEFSQRFKKHQERYQALISAPEEKELYETFLAKLGNYMGLSRQLITLVRENQTEVAEQKLNENRAAFEDTSSTLNRLVSLAVSGADAASKEADAVFAQSQTIIFSVIGVALLIGIGTAVFLIRDIFRTLGGEPTYARDVIKEIADGNLNVKVATRDGDAHSLLAAARDMVAKLKSVISEVTTSARNVGAGSQELSATAEELSQGATEQASSTEEASSSVEQMASNIRQNADNAAQTEKIARQSAADAKTSGEAVGKAVQAMETIAEKILIVQEIARQTDLLALNAAVEAARAGEHGRGFAVVASEVRKLAERSQAAAQEISGLSGDTVKAAQQAGEMLGRLVPDIQRTAELVSEISNATREQNAGAAQINIAIQQLDKVTQQNTAASEEMASTSEELASQAEQLQQAVSYFQIDEAGFASVERNRQPAKITGRLSVAQMQDALRHAAPSIAASHNPARKPKPAAQNGFALNMDELGDDLDRHFVRNGAA; encoded by the coding sequence ATGCAGCTCTCTCTCAAAGCGAAACTGGCACTCGCCTTCGGTGCACTGCTGCTGCTCGTAAGCGGCCTCGGCGGCATCGCGACCTTGCAGATGAACAAGATGGAGGCCCAGACGATCGTTATCACGAACAAGTGGTTACCGAGCGTTGATGCCGTCCACGGCATCAATTCCGGACTGGGACGATATCGCGCCGCCGAATTCAGGCTTGTGATGGCGAATACGCCAGAAGAAAGGCGTTTTTCGGAAGAACGTCTGGACGAATTCAGTCAGCGTTTCAAGAAGCACCAGGAAAGATATCAGGCGCTTATCTCGGCGCCAGAGGAGAAGGAACTCTATGAGACCTTTCTCGCCAAACTCGGTAACTACATGGGTCTCTCACGCCAACTGATAACTCTGGTAAGAGAGAACCAGACGGAAGTGGCCGAGCAAAAACTCAACGAGAACCGCGCAGCATTTGAGGATACGTCCTCGACCCTCAATCGACTGGTTTCGCTCGCCGTGTCCGGCGCAGATGCCGCGAGCAAGGAAGCCGACGCCGTCTTCGCCCAGTCCCAGACGATCATCTTCAGCGTCATAGGCGTTGCACTTCTCATCGGCATCGGCACGGCGGTTTTTCTTATCCGCGACATCTTCCGCACACTCGGAGGCGAGCCGACCTATGCGCGAGACGTGATCAAGGAAATCGCCGACGGCAATCTCAACGTCAAGGTGGCAACCCGCGACGGCGACGCCCACAGCCTGCTGGCGGCAGCGCGAGATATGGTTGCGAAGCTCAAGAGCGTCATTTCAGAGGTCACGACGTCTGCCCGCAATGTCGGTGCCGGCAGCCAGGAACTGTCGGCGACGGCCGAGGAGCTGAGTCAGGGTGCCACCGAGCAGGCGTCTTCGACCGAAGAAGCGTCCTCCTCGGTGGAGCAGATGGCGTCAAATATCAGGCAGAACGCCGACAACGCCGCTCAGACCGAGAAGATTGCTCGCCAGTCGGCCGCCGATGCCAAGACGAGCGGCGAAGCGGTGGGCAAGGCCGTCCAGGCCATGGAAACCATCGCCGAAAAGATCCTGATCGTCCAGGAGATCGCCCGGCAGACCGACCTCCTCGCTCTCAACGCGGCGGTCGAGGCGGCGCGGGCGGGCGAGCATGGCCGCGGGTTTGCGGTCGTCGCTTCCGAGGTTCGCAAGCTCGCCGAGCGGAGCCAGGCCGCGGCGCAGGAAATCTCCGGCCTCTCCGGCGACACGGTCAAGGCCGCCCAGCAGGCCGGCGAGATGCTGGGGCGCCTCGTGCCCGACATCCAGCGCACCGCCGAACTCGTGTCCGAAATCTCGAACGCGACCCGTGAACAGAATGCGGGCGCGGCGCAGATCAACATCGCGATCCAGCAACTCGACAAGGTGACCCAGCAGAATACCGCCGCTTCTGAGGAAATGGCATCGACATCGGAGGAACTGGCAAGCCAGGCGGAGCAGCTTCAGCAGGCCGTCAGCTACTTCCAGATCGATGAGGCAGGCTTCGCGAGCGTTGAGCGCAACCGGCAGCCCGCGAAGATAACGGGGCGCCTCAGCGTCGCGCAAATGCAGGACGCGCTGCGCCACGCCGCTCCCTCGATCGCGGCGAGCCACAACCCAGCCAGGAAGCCGAAGCCTGCGGCCCAGAACGGCTTCGCCCTCAACATGGATGAGCTTGGCGACGATCTCGACAGGCACTTCGTGCGCAATGGAGCGGCGTAA